Proteins co-encoded in one Actinoallomurus bryophytorum genomic window:
- a CDS encoding ABC transporter substrate-binding protein, protein MSASLSACSNTEDSTQPKQSQVAVAKDSALAAMVPARFKGGVNVASGVYAPMEMLTESGKFTGFDYDLGQAIGGKLGIGFRFENQDFDTIIPSLQSGKHNIIINGMNDTAERQKTLDFVDYFHAGMAILVKKGNPDHVGTVLDLCGKSVAVAKATVQSDLMKTESRKCPGVGKPAMKLVEVPAETDAQLAVRASKATADVLDAAPAEYAAVTAGSGKLFEVVHDSQHPGGYAPVNTGIGVLKKDHDLTLALQAALKSLIQDGTYKQMLAKYKLTPYAIDAALINGKA, encoded by the coding sequence TTGAGCGCCTCGCTGTCGGCATGCAGCAACACCGAGGATTCGACGCAGCCAAAGCAGAGCCAGGTGGCCGTCGCCAAGGACAGCGCCCTCGCCGCGATGGTCCCGGCGCGCTTCAAGGGCGGAGTCAACGTCGCCAGCGGCGTCTACGCGCCCATGGAGATGCTGACCGAGAGCGGGAAGTTCACCGGCTTCGACTACGACCTGGGGCAGGCGATCGGAGGCAAGCTCGGCATCGGCTTCCGCTTCGAGAACCAGGACTTCGACACCATCATCCCGTCGCTGCAGTCGGGCAAGCACAACATCATCATCAACGGGATGAACGACACCGCCGAGCGTCAGAAGACGCTCGACTTCGTCGACTACTTCCACGCCGGCATGGCCATTCTCGTCAAGAAGGGCAACCCCGACCACGTCGGCACGGTGCTCGACCTGTGCGGCAAGTCGGTCGCCGTCGCCAAGGCGACGGTCCAGTCGGACCTGATGAAGACCGAGTCCCGCAAGTGCCCCGGGGTCGGCAAGCCGGCGATGAAGCTCGTCGAAGTGCCGGCCGAGACCGACGCGCAGCTCGCCGTACGTGCGAGCAAGGCCACCGCGGACGTGCTCGACGCGGCTCCGGCGGAGTACGCCGCGGTCACGGCCGGCAGCGGCAAGCTCTTCGAGGTCGTCCACGACAGCCAGCACCCCGGCGGGTACGCGCCGGTCAACACGGGCATCGGCGTGCTCAAGAAGGACCATGACCTGACGCTGGCCCTGCAGGCCGCGCTGAAGTCGCTGATCCAGGACGGCACGTACAAACAGATGCTCGCCAAGTACAAGCTCACGCCCTACGCCATCGACGCCGCACTGATCAACGGCAAGGCATGA